Proteins from a single region of Fusobacterium gonidiaformans ATCC 25563:
- a CDS encoding ABC transporter permease produces MQNKWKKQLINNSVPILMFALVVFAFPLSGLSLSYIANEMLLRMSRNLFLVLSLLIPIIAGMGLNFGIVLGAMGGQLALIFVSDWHIVGVQGVLLAMILSIPFSMVLGYIGGAVLNRAKGREMITSMILGYFINGVYQLIVLYAMGVVIPLTDSKILLSSGRGVRNTIDLGKLNAALDKFVSFKIMNIEIPVLTILFIVALCIFIVWFRSTKLGQDMRAIGQDMEVARSSGIEVDKTRIIAIVISTVLAGIGQVIYLQNIGTMNTYNSHEQIGMFSIAALLIGGASVAKASIPNALGGVVLFHLMFVLAPRAGKELMGSAQIGEYFRVFVSYGIIALVLIMYEWRAQKEKEAERERLIQEQLK; encoded by the coding sequence ATGCAAAATAAGTGGAAAAAACAACTCATCAATAATAGCGTTCCTATTCTTATGTTTGCCTTGGTAGTCTTTGCCTTTCCTTTATCCGGTTTGAGCCTTTCCTATATTGCAAATGAAATGCTTTTAAGAATGTCAAGAAACTTATTTTTAGTCTTATCTTTATTGATTCCTATCATTGCCGGAATGGGACTTAACTTTGGAATTGTGTTAGGAGCTATGGGAGGACAATTGGCTCTTATCTTTGTGTCGGACTGGCATATTGTAGGAGTGCAAGGAGTACTTTTAGCAATGATTTTATCCATACCGTTTTCTATGGTATTGGGTTATATTGGTGGGGCTGTATTAAACCGTGCAAAAGGAAGAGAAATGATTACTTCTATGATTTTAGGATATTTTATCAATGGAGTCTATCAATTGATTGTATTATATGCTATGGGAGTAGTCATTCCTTTGACTGATTCTAAAATTTTGCTTTCAAGCGGTAGAGGAGTTAGAAATACTATTGATCTAGGAAAGTTAAATGCAGCCTTAGACAAATTTGTTTCTTTTAAAATTATGAATATAGAAATTCCGGTGCTAACGATTTTGTTTATTGTGGCTTTGTGTATTTTCATTGTATGGTTCCGAAGCACAAAATTAGGACAAGATATGAGAGCGATTGGACAAGACATGGAAGTGGCCCGTTCTTCAGGAATTGAGGTAGATAAAACTCGGATTATTGCGATTGTGATTTCCACTGTATTAGCCGGAATTGGGCAAGTCATATATTTACAGAATATAGGAACGATGAATACTTACAATAGTCATGAGCAGATAGGAATGTTTTCAATTGCAGCTTTATTGATTGGAGGAGCTTCCGTTGCAAAGGCAAGTATACCGAATGCTTTAGGAGGAGTCGTATTATTCCATTTGATGTTTGTTTTAGCTCCAAGAGCAGGAAAGGAACTAATGGGTTCCGCTCAAATTGGAGAGTATTTTAGAGTTTTTGTTTCTTATGGGATTATTGCTTTGGTTCTTATTATGTATGAGTGGAGAGCTCAAAAAGAGAAAGAAGCGGAAAGAGAGAGATTGATACAGGAACAATTGAAATAG